Below is a genomic region from Gammaproteobacteria bacterium CG11_big_fil_rev_8_21_14_0_20_46_22.
TCGCCTGCTCTTCATACAACTTGGCCTCAAGTTTTGCACGCTCTGCCTGACTCAAGGATTGTTTCAACTGCGCCTGTGTTTCACTGAGCTCTTGCTCGACCAAAGCTTTGTTTTTCGACAGCGCTGCACTTTGAGATTTTAGCGTATTCAGTGCACTTTCCGCTTTTTGCTTAAGCAAGGCCAGGCGTGCCAAATTCGCATTAGCCTGGGCTTGTTGCTCTTTGGTTTTACTCAAGGTACTTTTCGCTTGTTGCGCCTGCTGTTGCAGCTGATTTTTCCAATCAAGTTGGGCTTGCTTCTCAGCTTGACGCTGCGCTTTAATCGCATGAATCTGTTGTTCCACATCCGCTTGATTCACCGCCACGGCCTGCACAATTTTAGGCTCAGCTTCAAGCTGTTGCTTTTTTTGCGACTGATGTTGATACAGCACACCGGCCGCACCACCTAACAATAAAAGAATCACAACCGCGTTAACAATTAACGACAAGATCAATGAAAAACCGGTTTTGCGTTTACGTGCTTGGAACATCATCAGG
It encodes:
- the tolA gene encoding protein TolA; translation: MMFQARKRKTGFSLILSLIVNAVVILLLLGGAAGVLYQHQSQKKQQLEAEPKIVQAVAVNQADVEQQIHAIKAQRQAEKQAQLDWKNQLQQQAQQAKSTLSKTKEQQAQANANLARLALLKQKAESALNTLKSQSAALSKNKALVEQELSETQAQLKQSLSQAERAKLEAKLYEEQAKKRALEQQKFDNQIAKFKTLIENAIERQWLLPPNAKKTMSCTLALTLDPYGKVQSVKVMQSSGDPVLDRSAVTAVLKASPLPVPSSPILLKEFRTITITLKPEGVVGA